The Bos taurus isolate L1 Dominette 01449 registration number 42190680 breed Hereford chromosome 18, ARS-UCD2.0, whole genome shotgun sequence genome has a window encoding:
- the SLC9A5 gene encoding sodium/hydrogen exchanger 5 isoform X2 translates to MPSRLFFDNLGAILTYAVVGTLWNAFTTGAALWGLQQAGLVAPRVQAGLLDFLLFGSLISAVDPVAVLAVFEEVHVNETLFIIVFGESLLNDAVTVVLYKVCNSFVEMGSANVRATDYLKGVASLFVVSLGGAAVGLVFAFLLALTTRFTKRVRIIEPLLVFLLAYAAYLTAEMASLSAILAVTMCGLGCKKYVEANISHKSRTAVKYTMKTLASCAETVIFMLLGISAVDSSKWAWDSGLVLGTLFFILFFRALGVVLQTWVLNQFRLVPLDKIDQVVMSYGGLRGAVAFALVILLDRTKVPAKDYFVATTIVVVFFTVIVQGLTIKPLVKWLKVKRSEHHKPTLNQELHEHTFDHILAAVEDVVGHHGYHYWRDRWEQFDKKYLSQLLMRRSAYRIRDQIWDVYYRLNIRDAISFVDQGGHVLSSTGLTLPSMPSRNSVAETSVTNLLRESGSGACLDLQVIDTVRSGRDREDAVMHHLLCGGLYKPRRRYKASCSRHFISEDAQERQDKEVFQQNMKRRLESFKSTKHNICFTKSKPRPRKASRKKKDGVANTEATNGKPPRDLGFHDTAAVILTVESEEEEDSDSSETEKEDDEGIIFVARATSEVLQEGKVSGSLEVCPSPRIIPPSPTCAEKELPWKSAQGDLAVYVSSETTKIVPVDMQTGWNQSISSLESLASPPCTQAPTMTRLPPRPRAPEEPQAPLKLPLSSDPRSCFAFPPSLAKAGRSRSESSADIPRQQELQPLMGHEDHTHLSPGTANSHWCIHFNKGGRL, encoded by the exons ATGCCCAGCCGGCTGTTCTTTGACAATTTGGGTGCCATCCTCACCTATGCCGTGGTGGGCACACTCTGGAATGCCTTCACAACGGGTGCTGCCCTCTGGGGCCTGCAGCAGGCTGGACTTGTGG CCCCTAGAGTGCAGGCTGGCTTGCTGGACTTCCTGCTGTTTGGGAGCCTCATCTCAGCAGTGGATCCCGTGGCCGTGCTGGCTGTCTTTGAGGAGGTGCATGTCAACGAGACCCTCTTTATCATCGTCTTTGGCGAGTCCCTGCTCAACGATGCAGTCACCGTG GTGCTGTACAAGGTCTGCAACTCTTTTGTGGAGATGGGCTCTGCCAACGTGCGGGCCACTGACTACCTGAAGGGAGTCG cctccttgTTTGTGGTCAGTCTGGGCGGGGCAGCCGTGGGCTTAGTCTTTGCCTTCCTCCTGGCCCTGACCACACGCTTCACCAAGCGGGTCCGCATCATCGAGCCGCTGCTGGTCTTCCTCCTCGCCTACGCAGCCTACCTTACCGCTGAAATGGCCTCGCTCTCTGCCATTCTTGC GGTGACTATGTGTGGCCTGGGCTGTAAGAAGTATGTGGAGGCCAACATCTCCCATAAGTCCCGCACAGCTGTCAAGTACACCATGAAGACTCTAGCCAGCTGCGCGGAGACCGTCATCTTCATGCTGCTCGGCATCTCGGCCGTGGACTCTTCCAAGTGGGCCTGGGACTCTGGGCTGGTGCTGGGCACCCTCTTCTTCATCCTGTTCTTCCGAGCCCTCG GCGTAGTCCTGCAGACGTGGGTGCTGAATCAGTTCCGGCTGGTCCCTCTGGACAAGATTGACCAGGTGGTGATGTCCTATGGGGGCCTGCGGGGGGCTGTGGCCTTCGCTCTCGTCATCCTCCTGGACAGGACCAAGGTCCCTGCCAAGGACTACTTTGTAGCCACCACAATTGTGGTGGTCTTCTTCACAGTCATCGTGCAG GGCCTGACCATCAAGCCACTGGTCAAGTGGCTGAAGGTGAAGAGGAGTGAGCATCACAAACCCACCCTGAACCAGGAGCTGCATGAGCAC ACTTTTGACCACATTCTGGCTGCAGTGGAGGACGTTGTGGGGCACCATGGCTATCACTACTGGAGGGACAG GTGGGAGCAGTTTGATAAGAAGTACCTGAGTCAGCTGTTGATGCGTCGCTCAGCCTACCGCATCCGGGACCAGATCTGGGATGTGTATTACAGACTCAACATCCGGGACGCCATCAGCTTCGTGGATCAG GGAGGCCATGTCTTGTCCTCCACTGGGCTCACTCTGCCCTCCATGCCCAGCCGAAATTCTGTGGCAGAGACCTCCGTCACCAACCTGCT GAGGGAGAGTGGCAGTGGAGCGTGTCTGGATCTGCAGGTGATTGACACAGTGCGTAGTGGCCGGGACCGGGAGGACGCGGTGATGCACCATCTGCTCTGCGGAGGCCTCTACAAGCCGCGCCGCAGG TACAAAGCCAGCTGCAGCCGCCACTTCATCTCTGAGGACGCGCAGGAGCGCCAGGACAAGGAGGTCTTCCAGCAGAACATGAAGCGGCGGCTGGAGTCCTTTAAGTCCACCAAGCACAACATCTGCTTCACCAAGAGCAAGCCACGACCCCGCAAGGCCAGCCGCAAGAAG AAGGATGGCGTGGCTAACACTGAGGCTACAAACGGGAAACCTCCTCGAGACCTGGGCTTCCATGACACAG CTGCTGTGATCTTAACCGTGGagtctgaggaggaggaggacagcgACAGTtcggagacagagaaggaggatGACGAAGGGATCATCTTTGTGGCTCGGGCCACCAGTGAGGTTCTCCAAGAGGGCAAGGTCTCAG GGAGCCTTGAGGTGTGCCCCAGCCCACGCATCATCCCCCCATCCCCAACCTGTGCGGAGAAGGAGCTGCCCTGGAAGAGTGCACAGGGGGACCTGGCCGTCTACGTGTCCTCAGAAACCACCAAGATTGTGCCCGTGGACATGCAGACAGGCTGGAACCAGAGCATCTCATCCCTGGAGAGCTTGGCATCCCCGCCATGTACTCAGGCCCCAACGATGACCCGCCTGCCTCCCCGCCCACGGGCCCCAGAAGAGCCCCAGGCCCCTCTCAAGCTGCCCCTCTCCTCTGATCCTCGCTCTTGCTTCGCCTTCCCCCCGAGCCTGGCCAAGGCGGGCCGTTCTCGCAGTGAGAGCAGCGCTGACATCCCCCGGCAGCAGGAGCTGCAGCCCCTCATGGGACACGAGGACCACACCCATCTCAGCCCGGGCACCGCCAACTCCCACTGGTGCATCCACTTCAACAAAGGCGGCCGGCTGTAG
- the SLC9A5 gene encoding sodium/hydrogen exchanger 5 isoform X5: protein MASLSAILAVTMCGLGCKKYVEANISHKSRTAVKYTMKTLASCAETVIFMLLGISAVDSSKWAWDSGLVLGTLFFILFFRALGVVLQTWVLNQFRLVPLDKIDQVVMSYGGLRGAVAFALVILLDRTKVPAKDYFVATTIVVVFFTVIVQGLTIKPLVKWLKVKRSEHHKPTLNQELHEHTFDHILAAVEDVVGHHGYHYWRDRWEQFDKKYLSQLLMRRSAYRIRDQIWDVYYRLNIRDAISFVDQGGHVLSSTGLTLPSMPSRNSVAETSVTNLLRESGSGACLDLQVIDTVRSGRDREDAVMHHLLCGGLYKPRRRYKASCSRHFISEDAQERQDKEVFQQNMKRRLESFKSTKHNICFTKSKPRPRKASRKKKDGVANTEATNGKPPRDLGFHDTAAVILTVESEEEEDSDSSETEKEDDEGIIFVARATSEVLQEGKVSGSLEVCPSPRIIPPSPTCAEKELPWKSAQGDLAVYVSSETTKIVPVDMQTGWNQSISSLESLASPPCTQAPTMTRLPPRPRAPEEPQAPLKLPLSSDPRSCFAFPPSLAKAGRSRSESSADIPRQQELQPLMGHEDHTHLSPGTANSHWCIHFNKGGRL, encoded by the exons ATGGCCTCGCTCTCTGCCATTCTTGC GGTGACTATGTGTGGCCTGGGCTGTAAGAAGTATGTGGAGGCCAACATCTCCCATAAGTCCCGCACAGCTGTCAAGTACACCATGAAGACTCTAGCCAGCTGCGCGGAGACCGTCATCTTCATGCTGCTCGGCATCTCGGCCGTGGACTCTTCCAAGTGGGCCTGGGACTCTGGGCTGGTGCTGGGCACCCTCTTCTTCATCCTGTTCTTCCGAGCCCTCG GCGTAGTCCTGCAGACGTGGGTGCTGAATCAGTTCCGGCTGGTCCCTCTGGACAAGATTGACCAGGTGGTGATGTCCTATGGGGGCCTGCGGGGGGCTGTGGCCTTCGCTCTCGTCATCCTCCTGGACAGGACCAAGGTCCCTGCCAAGGACTACTTTGTAGCCACCACAATTGTGGTGGTCTTCTTCACAGTCATCGTGCAG GGCCTGACCATCAAGCCACTGGTCAAGTGGCTGAAGGTGAAGAGGAGTGAGCATCACAAACCCACCCTGAACCAGGAGCTGCATGAGCAC ACTTTTGACCACATTCTGGCTGCAGTGGAGGACGTTGTGGGGCACCATGGCTATCACTACTGGAGGGACAG GTGGGAGCAGTTTGATAAGAAGTACCTGAGTCAGCTGTTGATGCGTCGCTCAGCCTACCGCATCCGGGACCAGATCTGGGATGTGTATTACAGACTCAACATCCGGGACGCCATCAGCTTCGTGGATCAG GGAGGCCATGTCTTGTCCTCCACTGGGCTCACTCTGCCCTCCATGCCCAGCCGAAATTCTGTGGCAGAGACCTCCGTCACCAACCTGCT GAGGGAGAGTGGCAGTGGAGCGTGTCTGGATCTGCAGGTGATTGACACAGTGCGTAGTGGCCGGGACCGGGAGGACGCGGTGATGCACCATCTGCTCTGCGGAGGCCTCTACAAGCCGCGCCGCAGG TACAAAGCCAGCTGCAGCCGCCACTTCATCTCTGAGGACGCGCAGGAGCGCCAGGACAAGGAGGTCTTCCAGCAGAACATGAAGCGGCGGCTGGAGTCCTTTAAGTCCACCAAGCACAACATCTGCTTCACCAAGAGCAAGCCACGACCCCGCAAGGCCAGCCGCAAGAAG AAGGATGGCGTGGCTAACACTGAGGCTACAAACGGGAAACCTCCTCGAGACCTGGGCTTCCATGACACAG CTGCTGTGATCTTAACCGTGGagtctgaggaggaggaggacagcgACAGTtcggagacagagaaggaggatGACGAAGGGATCATCTTTGTGGCTCGGGCCACCAGTGAGGTTCTCCAAGAGGGCAAGGTCTCAG GGAGCCTTGAGGTGTGCCCCAGCCCACGCATCATCCCCCCATCCCCAACCTGTGCGGAGAAGGAGCTGCCCTGGAAGAGTGCACAGGGGGACCTGGCCGTCTACGTGTCCTCAGAAACCACCAAGATTGTGCCCGTGGACATGCAGACAGGCTGGAACCAGAGCATCTCATCCCTGGAGAGCTTGGCATCCCCGCCATGTACTCAGGCCCCAACGATGACCCGCCTGCCTCCCCGCCCACGGGCCCCAGAAGAGCCCCAGGCCCCTCTCAAGCTGCCCCTCTCCTCTGATCCTCGCTCTTGCTTCGCCTTCCCCCCGAGCCTGGCCAAGGCGGGCCGTTCTCGCAGTGAGAGCAGCGCTGACATCCCCCGGCAGCAGGAGCTGCAGCCCCTCATGGGACACGAGGACCACACCCATCTCAGCCCGGGCACCGCCAACTCCCACTGGTGCATCCACTTCAACAAAGGCGGCCGGCTGTAG